From the Cryptococcus depauperatus CBS 7841 chromosome 7, complete sequence genome, the window TCTGCAAACGCAGCATTCTTAAACGCAGGAAAATCCCTCTTGGATGCAATAATGGCATCATCAATGTCGTAAATGTtaaatgaaaagaaatgttgataaaTACATTCATATTACTGacaaggtggaggttttgaTACCTTCCACCGGAAAATGAATTATTTATGGATGAGATATTTCTAACTACTTTTTTATAATtgaaatataaaaagaaaaagaaaaagaaaaagaaaaagaaaaagaaaaagaaaaagaaaaacctACGAACAAACGAAGGATATGAATTACAACCACAATGGACTGGTATGCCATGCAAGTATAAAACAATAGACTGTTATTGTTGTTGACTATCATGCAAAGTCCAAATGTCAGCGACCATCTCAAATGGTACCAGAACAGAGGACAACTCAAGCTCAACTTGTAGGCCATTCGTTACCACTTGTGGACAGCAAATAAACCATATGTTTAGCTTTTTGAGCGTTGTGTTCACTGGGATGTTTCTGAATGGATGTAGGTGGATTGGAATCGGTGAAAATGGTGGCCCAATCGAATAATTCTTTACAGACGAAGCCTCACTCATAGGCGGTCTTCAGGcttctcaatcttggcAAACTGATCTTGGGCATCCTAAAGGTGTCAGGCTCGGTATGCTTAATGCGATTGTTTTCATTGCTGGCTTGGTTGTTGGTCCAATCATAACTTTTGTCGATGAGAATTGGGGTAGACGATGGGGCATTCGATGTAAGGTTCTTTGTCGTAAAAATGATGGCTAATTATGCGATAGTCTACGGCATTTCCTTGCTTGTTGGTTCCGTTATTGGATGTGTTGCAGGAGTTGATAAGGTGAATGGTTATGCTTGTAAGTGAAGGTTCTCTCTATCAGACTTATTGGACTACATCCTAGGCTTTCTGCAATTCATTGACAGCGACGAGGAGGCTCTCTCATGAAGAAGGTCAAGTTTATGATTCCACGAGTCTGACAGAGAGATATCCACCATCTTCTATCTTATGCTGACGTGATTAATACTATAGTGTTTTGCACGGGAAGAGCCATCATCGGCTTTGGATTGGCTTCATATCTCATGACAAGTATCATTGTCATCCAAGAAATTGCCCATCCCCGTTCACGGGCTCAGATTGCAGCTTCTTGGGTAGGCCGTTGTTGAGTCTATCTTTACTGATTGTTTCCTTGCCAGAGCTCATACTGGATTCTGGGATCTATCGTCGCAGCCTGGGCCATTTTTGGTAGCACGGGTTACATCACCAATTCATGGTCATGGCGTATCCCGTATATTATCCAAGTACCGATTGCCCTCTATATACTTATCGCCGTACAATTTGTTCCTGAAACTCCAAGGTTCCTCCTATCGAGAGGTCAAGAGAAGGAGGCTTTCGAATTTCTGGTAGAGTACCATGGTAATGGCGACCCAAATGATCCACTGGTATCGTTCGAATTTAACGAGATGAAGGAAGCattgcaaaaagaaaaagaagccaAAGCGGAGAGGTGGAATACGATTTTGAGGAGCCCAGCAAATAGACATAGGTTAGGGCTTGTTATGTTAATGACTTTTATGACCAACGTGAGGTCTCGAATATAGGATAGTCTTACGATACTGATATACGACATAGTTGTCTGGTTCGTCCATCCTGAATTATTATTGTATGTCTACGTATTTGTATTCATAGGAACTCTTCAGCTAATTCTCGAGTTAGACACTATCGTTCTAGATCTGGTCGGCATTACCAAGGCCAGTATGCAGACCGGAATAAATGCTGGCTTGAGCATGTTCAAGTGGATGTGCCAAATCTCATCTGTATGGGCCATGTGTTACGTTGGCCGTCGCAGAATTCTTCTCAGCGTATGGCCACTGTTGTTTTTGAGTTTAGTTGGACTTGCCATTTCAAATGGCGTTTTTTCTCACAGAGCAGAAGGAGACAAAAAAACTGGAGTTGCTACAGTTGTTCTGGTATGGATTTATCTTGGGTTTTACAGCTTCTGTGGTATGTCCTTGTTGAATATATGCGTCTCAAAAAATTGACTAACTTATTCTATCTTAGCCCCAATTCTCTACTCTTACCCTGCTGAAGTACAAACTTTTTCTATGCGAAGCAAAGGCTTGCTTGTTTGGAACACTATCACACAGCTTGAGGGTGCTTATACTACTTGGGTTGACGCTATCGCTTTAGAGTCTATTGGCTACAAATACTATATTGTCTATATGCCTTTGATTGTTACTCAGTGGCTGATAGCCTACTTTTGTAAGTTTCCAATCAGCTCAGTAGACGAGTTAACGGGAATGGGTGTGCTAGATATGGTTCAAACGCGAGGCTATACtctggaagagattgcgCAAGCATTTGATAGCAAAGAGTGTTTGGACTCTGCCAAAAGTCGAGTAATAAGTGATGATATGGAAGTTGACATCAAGTAGCCAAGTATCgttttgaacaagacaTGGATGACACCATCACTGGGACCACAAATTGTGATTGTAGTCTTTTCCAGGCGAAGACATTTCTCATCTATGTTGGAAGACTATACATAGCCAACGCTTACGCTATGAAATACATCATTTTGGATATTATATCAGCAGTATACTTAGTCTGGACGAAAGACATGGTAGCAGAACAGAAAAGCGTCTTATGGTTTCAACTTCAGTAATAGAGTGGTAACTCTTGCAATGGTTGCTTCGCTACTATACGTTAAATGATACATATATCAAAGTCACAAATCTAGATATGCAGTGGCAAGATATCCACGCTTACAAATTGTCTCTATACTATCTCGATAGTTTTAACGGCTCTTTCAATACTCTCTATTACTTCCCCAGCGGGTATGTCAGGATGAGAAGCGTTTCTTTTATACTTGGGGATCATCCTTTGCCCGTCTGGGGCCACCATGCCCCCAACCTGTGTTTGCTTCAAAGCGGATTTCGATTGGCCTGACTCCAAGCCTTCAAGCAAAGCACAAGCTTTGCATAAATCATTAGATGAGATGTATCCACATCTCAAACACGTTTCTGGAGCATCGTAAGTAATAGCAGGAAACATAGGAAAAAATACATACGCATGGCCTTCATCCCTCTTTGCACACTTTGTTCCAAAACAAATGACTCCCCACTATGTATTACATCTACGATAGCGGACGGCCGTACTGCTTCAAGGTCTTTAAGAAATACTCGAGCGTGACCCCGATAAGCATCCGGAGAATAGATACATTCGGTAGAAAAGTAAGTAAGCTTTTTAAAATAAGCATACCTGTGCGTTGTTGAGTAACAGTTCCAATaatgggaagaagatggtacGTACATGACAATCTCCTTTTCGTAAGCATACTTGAAAGGCTTGCTACGCTTAATAGTGTCCTCTGACTGAGTAGTGACGGCTGTACATCGAGCCAAACGCGCAATGTCGCCTCTCA encodes:
- a CDS encoding cytoplasmic tRNA 2-thiolation protein 1, giving the protein MPPTSCSLCHSARALVKRPKTGQQVCKDCFFEVFETEVHNTIIEDEGIFRRGERVAIGASGGKDSTVLAHVLSVLNKRYDYGLDLFLLSIDEGIAGYRDDSLETVKQNQKEYGLPLKILSYNELYGWTMDRIVAQIGKKNNCTFCGVFRRQALDRGAAQLGVDHIVTGHNADDIAETVLMNIMRGDIARLARCTAVTTQSEDTIKRSKPFKYAYEKEIVMYAYFKKLTYFSTECIYSPDAYRGHARVFLKDLEAVRPSAIVDVIHSGESFVLEQSVQRGMKAMQTCLRCGYISSNDLCKACALLEGLESGQSKSALKQTQVGGMVAPDGQRMIPKYKRNASHPDIPAGEVIESIERAVKTIEIV